The Thalassotalea agarivorans region TCACACATTTTTGGCGAAGGTGCAGCGAATGTGTTAGCAGATGACTATCAGACGCCAATACTAGGGCACTTGCCACTTGATGCATCGATTCAACAGTTAAATGCTCAAGGCACATTGTTGAATGCAGAAAATAGCAGTGGCGATATTGCCCAACTTTACCGTAGAATAGCAATCAAAATTGCATCCCAGTTATATTTAGATCTTGATATGGCAAGCAGTCATACGCCAGATTTAACCATACGTAATAAATAGGCAGTGAGCTAACATGAGACTATGTGATACAGATATCGAAACATATCTGGATGAAGAAAAAATTGTCATTGTGCCAAAACCTGACACAAGTATGATTTCAGGAGTAAGTGTCGACATTCGTTTGGGTAATGAGTTTAGAGTGTTTAAAGATCATACTGCGCCATATATTGATCTCAGTGGTCCTAAAGAAGAAGTACAAGCGGCCATGAATAACGTAATGGGTGAAGAAGTCTTTATCGAAGATGGTGAAGCCTTTTTTCTTCATCCAGGCGAATTGGCGCTGGGCGTTACTTATGAAAGTGTCACTTTACCAGCAGATGTTGTAGGCTGGCTTGATGGTAGATCATCGCTAGCCCGCTTAGGCTTAATGGTTCATGTAACAGCACACAGAATTGATCCAGGTTGGTCTGGTCAAATTGTTTTAGAGTTTTACAATAGTGGTAAATTGCCACTAGCATTGCGCCCTAAAATGAAGATAGCTGCACTTAATTTTGAAGCGATGTCAGGCAAAGCAGCAAGACCATATAACAAACGTGTCGACGCTAAATATAAAGGGCAGCAGGGCGCTGTAGCAAGTAGAATTAGTCAAGATGACTAGCTGTTAAGTAGAGTGAAATGATTAAAAAAGGCGCATTAGCGCCTTTTTTATTCGTTCATCGCAACAGCGGATGTTTTTTCTTTGGTGATAAGCGAAATAACTTCTTGAATTGCTGTTGTTAATTTAGCTTCGTCATGGCGATGGGGGATATCATCAGCGCTTAAATCAAAACTAAACACATCAACTTTACTCGATTTAGCGTTGGGCTCTTGTGTAATCAAACAATCAACAATTTGATGACCCGCATTTTTCTCTATCCAATCGATCTTGTCATCCAAACTCATCATTGCAGCAGGGCTATGCTCCGGCACAAGATTATCAATGAAAATACAGATCGCATCACTTTGCGCTATCGCTTGTGCAATATCTCGAACTAATAGAGGTGGAATGATACTTGTCAGAAAACTACCCGGACCAAGAATGACAATATCCGCATTTGCAATCGCTTCAACACACATACTTGGTGCCTTTACCAGCGGAGCTAACATTAGGTTTTCAGGCATGATAGGCATATCATCCACCGACAGTTCACCAACACGACATCTACCGGTAGGGTAGAATGCCATTAAGTCCGTTGGCGTTTCAGACATTGGCAATACACGCGTCTTAACCCTAAGTAGACGCCTTACAATTTCAATAGACTCAATTGGGCTCGACTGTATGCGCTCTAGCCCATATAAAATAAGGTTGCCCAGGTTATGTCCGCTGAGTTCATCTTGCCCTTGAAAGCGAAAGTTGAAGAGTTGGTTTGCAATGGATTGTTCATCAACTAACTGAGTTAAACAGTTGCGTAAATCTCCCCACGCGATAGAACTACTTCTTTTGCGTAAGCGTCCGGTAGAACCACCGTTATCTGTCGTTGTGACAATACCGGTTAGACGATCTCCCATAAAGGATAACGTTGACAAAACTCTACCTAATCCATGGCCTCCACCAATAGCTACAGCGTTTAATTCTTTTAGTTTCATTCAATACTACTAATGTTGATACCTATAATAACCATAACTGCTATTGATAAAATTTCAAAATTATTCTGTAGTCAAATTGTTGCTAGACTTATTCGCTAAGCGTTGACAGTAGGGAAGTTGCAGACCACTTGGCACCAATAATAGGAGATTTTGCTGTCTATGTTACCTGGTAGCCTTGTTGCAGTATAACCAGTGGAATGTAATTTACCGGCGCGAAAGTAGGGCAGCGATAAAAATCAATTTTGTGTTTAACAACAGCGAAATAAGTCAAAAAACAGGCAACTAGATCGTTTAATAAACAGAATGTAAGAAAGTTGCAAAAAATTACCCTTTTTCTTAAATAAATAGTTGACACTTTTTTAGTGGATGCCTACAATGCGCCTCGCTTTCAACGAGTACGTAGTTTTAGTTGTTAGCCGAAATGTTAGTAACCAAAAAGTTATCGACATTGGGGCTATAGCTCAGCTGGGAGAGCGCCTCGCTGGCAGCGAGGAGGTCTGCGGTTCGATCCCGCATAGCTCCACCAATTTTAGTGTGATTATTGCAAAATATATTACACTAAAACATCAAAGCAGTGCTTTGATAACTAGTTTTAGAAGATGTAATAGGCGCTCGTAAAATCATAGATTTTATCTCGTCTTTACACAAAAACATCAAAACAGTGTTTTGATAACACAAATACCTTGTGTAGGAAAAAGGTCGCTCAGATAAACGTAGTGTATCTTCGCCTTACACAAAGTTAGAGAAATATATTTCTCTATCAAACTTTGTGTCCCTATCGTCTAGAGGCCTAGGACACCGCCCTTTCACGGCGGTAACAGGGGTTCGAATCCCCTTAGGGATGCCACTATTTAGATATTGGCGGATTCGCGAATATCAGTTGGCTAACACCAACACGATTAAACACAAGCCCTAGGCAAATTGCTTGTGTTGATACGATAACGTAAAGGTTGAGAGTATCTCGGCTTTGCGTTTTATCAGAGCTTAGCTTTGATAACCAGTTTTAGCAGATGTATTAGGCGCTCATAAAATCATAGATTTTATCTCGTCTTTACACTAAAACATCAAAACAGTGTTTTGATAACACAAATACCTTGTGTAGGAAAAAGGTCGCTCAGATAAACGTAGTGTATCTTCGCCTTACACAAAGTTAGAGAAAT contains the following coding sequences:
- the dcd gene encoding dCTP deaminase, yielding MRLCDTDIETYLDEEKIVIVPKPDTSMISGVSVDIRLGNEFRVFKDHTAPYIDLSGPKEEVQAAMNNVMGEEVFIEDGEAFFLHPGELALGVTYESVTLPADVVGWLDGRSSLARLGLMVHVTAHRIDPGWSGQIVLEFYNSGKLPLALRPKMKIAALNFEAMSGKAARPYNKRVDAKYKGQQGAVASRISQDD
- a CDS encoding gluconeogenesis factor YvcK family protein translates to MKLKELNAVAIGGGHGLGRVLSTLSFMGDRLTGIVTTTDNGGSTGRLRKRSSSIAWGDLRNCLTQLVDEQSIANQLFNFRFQGQDELSGHNLGNLILYGLERIQSSPIESIEIVRRLLRVKTRVLPMSETPTDLMAFYPTGRCRVGELSVDDMPIMPENLMLAPLVKAPSMCVEAIANADIVILGPGSFLTSIIPPLLVRDIAQAIAQSDAICIFIDNLVPEHSPAAMMSLDDKIDWIEKNAGHQIVDCLITQEPNAKSSKVDVFSFDLSADDIPHRHDEAKLTTAIQEVISLITKEKTSAVAMNE